A single genomic interval of Nitrospirota bacterium harbors:
- a CDS encoding polysaccharide biosynthesis/export family protein: MTKLKDKLYIKMIYLLTILSLMLVLFSPSSSFSETPSQNITNMSEVEVVDFLTNLTSSYTEGDAEKYASFYSDRVIENGFGKLEGIKSGYLKDINNNSAFVFEIEISEIKTIGNYAIINGTYHKILVSKSDEKTIDSSGNIRIKIKKEKDLKIEKIDYDNYITNDYVIGPEDVVEISVWKDKDLSTITIVRPDGIISLPLIGDQTASGLTAKELGELIANKLEEYKQSPIVSVIVREINSKAVYITGEILRPGKYPLKSDTTIVQALTLGGGFTQWAKKDKIVIIRKNPLNSEGDRISVRYSDIISGKDLKANILLKNGDTIIVP; this comes from the coding sequence AAAATTAAAGGATAAATTGTATATCAAGATGATATACCTGCTTACAATACTATCATTAATGTTAGTATTGTTCTCTCCTTCGTCATCCTTTTCTGAAACACCGTCACAAAATATTACAAATATGTCGGAGGTTGAGGTTGTGGATTTTCTGACAAATCTGACATCATCTTACACCGAAGGTGATGCAGAAAAGTACGCCTCTTTTTACTCAGACAGAGTTATAGAAAACGGCTTCGGTAAGCTTGAAGGCATCAAATCAGGTTATTTAAAAGATATAAATAACAATTCAGCATTTGTATTTGAGATAGAAATATCAGAGATTAAAACAATAGGAAATTACGCAATAATTAACGGGACATACCATAAGATATTGGTAAGCAAATCAGATGAAAAAACTATTGATTCATCCGGAAATATAAGGATAAAAATCAAAAAAGAAAAAGACTTAAAGATTGAAAAAATAGATTATGACAACTACATAACAAATGATTATGTTATCGGGCCTGAAGATGTAGTAGAAATATCCGTCTGGAAGGACAAGGACCTTTCAACAATAACCATTGTAAGGCCGGACGGGATAATTTCACTCCCTCTTATTGGAGATCAAACAGCAAGCGGTCTGACGGCAAAGGAACTTGGTGAGCTGATAGCAAATAAATTAGAAGAATATAAACAATCTCCAATTGTTTCCGTAATAGTTAGAGAGATAAACAGTAAGGCTGTATACATAACAGGTGAAATCCTTCGTCCCGGTAAATACCCTCTGAAGAGTGACACGACGATTGTCCAGGCCCTCACTCTGGGAGGTGGTTTTACTCAGTGGGCAAAAAAAGATAAGATCGTCATAATAAGAAAGAACCCTTTAAATTCAGAAGGAGACAGAATATCCGTCAGATATTCAGATATAATCTCAGGAAAAGATT